A DNA window from Ctenopharyngodon idella isolate HZGC_01 chromosome 10, HZGC01, whole genome shotgun sequence contains the following coding sequences:
- the LOC127519793 gene encoding zinc finger protein 239-like, which translates to MNDPEPYRIKHEDIEEQDQKEEYEESEEFTEVKEKQDVKSVKQTSSLTLKRRAKQSFTCTQCGKSFSYKQNLKHHTRVHSGEKPFTCDQCGNSFTRKGSLEDHMKIHTGEKPHTCDQCGKSYRHANTLKSHLRSHSGERPFACDQCGKTFLRAESLKSHLKVHTKEKPYVCSLCGKSFSRLNAFKLHQKRHSGVKNHICFDCGKSFIRDAELKQHQKTHTGEKPYKCSHCGKSFSQAGHMKIHERIHTGEKPHTCDQCGKSFAHANTLKLHLISHSGERHYNCDQCSKTFVRADCLKNHLKVHRKEKPHMCSLCGKSFTQLVALKLNQKRHSGVKNHVCFDCVKTLLQMLN; encoded by the exons ATGAATGATCCAGAACCCtacagaataaaacatgaagatattgAAGAACAAG ACCAGAAGGAAGAATATGAAGAGAGTGAAGAATTTACTGAAGTTAAGGAGAAACAGGATGTCAAATCTGTAAAACAAACGTCAAGCCTCACACTGAAAAGAAGAGCCAAACAATCTTTTACCTgtactcagtgtggaaagagcttttCATACAAACAAAATCTGAAACATCACACAAGAGTTCATAGtggagagaaacctttcacgtgtgatcagtgtgggaatAGTTTCACACGAAAAGGATCTCTTGAAGATCACATgaaaatccacactggagagaagccacacacatgtgatcagtgcggGAAGAGTTACAGACACGCAAACACTCTTAAATCACATCTGCGTTCTCATTCTGGAGAAAGACCATTTgcctgtgatcagtgtggtaaaaCGTTTTTAAGGGCTGAATCCCTGAAGAGCCACTTGAAAGTTCATACAAAGGAGAAGCCTTATGTttgttctttgtgtggaaagagttttagtCGACTGAACGCTTTTAAATTACACCAGAAAAGACACAGTGGCGTAAAGAATCACATATGTTTTGATTGTGGAAAATCCTTTATTAGAGATGCTGAACTGAAACAGCACCAGAAgactcacactggagaaaaaccttacaagtgttcacactgtgggAAAAGTTTCAGTCAGGCAGGACACATGAAAatacatgagaggatccacactggagagaagccgcacacatgcgatcagtgtgggaagagttttgcACATGCAAACACtcttaaattacatttgatttctCATTCTGGAGAAAGACATTATAACTGCGATCAGTGCAGTAAAACATTTGTTAGGGCAGATTGTCTGAAGAACCACCTCAAAGTTCATAGAAAGGAGAAGCCTCACATGtgttctttgtgtggaaagagttttactcagctggttgccttaaaattaaACCAGAAAAGACACAGTGGTGTGAAAAATCATGTGTGCTTTGATTGTGTGAAGACATTATTACAGATGCTGAACTGA